A stretch of DNA from Granulicella pectinivorans:
AAGAAGCGTGTTGCCGAGAATGAGGAAAATAACGGTCCAGCGCAAATTCTAATTGAGGTCTAGTTTCGATGAGAGATTGCTTTGTTGAGGTAGATATCAAGGAGCCTCTCCGCGATTTGGTCCCATGTCTCGATGGCGCCCGAGGTTAGATCAATCGAGTTTACCGTCCCATCATGGCTGCTTTTGAGTGCCTCTAGTATCCGTTGCACGATGGATTCTTTTGAAGCTGGATCGACATAGTAGGCATCTTGGCGCAGAAGCTCCGAAGTGCCTCCACAGATCGAAGCGACAACACGGCAACCGAGTACGTATGCCTCGATGTCCAGCCGTGAGGATACCTCAAACCAACTCGCAGCTACGTGAACGCGTGACCGAGCAAGGTAGCTGTTGACCTGCTCGAAGGGAACACCGCCGAGATAATGAGATCGACTTCCCGCGATCATCTCTTTGAAGCGATCGCAGTATCGCTTGTGATTCGGGTTTTCGTAGCCGATGAAGGTCGCGCCTAACCCAAGAGATTCAAGTGCCTCCAGGATGGCAATCTGGTTCTTGCGTGATTCGATCCGCCCCATTACGCAGATGTCGATGTCACGCTCCGATGGGGGGTGGAGGGACCCAAACTGTGGCATCTCAAAGCCGTTGCGGATGCAAAGAACCCTGTCAGGAGGAAGCTTGCATAACTCGTTTTCTATGTCTGCGAGTTCCTTGTCCGCGGCAACCAGGTTGACGTCAACTCCAAGCAATATTTGCGACTGTCCCTCGCGGACACCCTCCAATACTAGTTCCAGAGTTGCTGAACGTAACTCTGGATACTTTATCGACTTGACCAGACTACGCAGTGCGTCAAGGGTACTATATCCAATAATCCCTGAGAACAAGCCGATCAGGCCCCCACGGCCTTGCCGTTCATAAAGAGCAATCTCTTGATAGGAGTGGTGAAGAGGGGTCAGGACGATCTTTTTGCCTGATTGTTTTGCTGCCTTGAATTGTCGATAGAGATCAACGGGACGATCGATATTGGTAAGGTGAATTACATCGAAGTCAGAGAAATCGGGATTGAGACTTGTCGAGATCACACCTTCGAAAGGGATTCCCCGTTTTGCAGCGGCCTGGGTACAGCGCTGAAGATATTCGCGCATGAGAAGGAGGTCTCCGCCAGGTTTGTCCAAGGCGTCGACGCGCATGGGGTAAGCAACTTTCATCTTCTATACTCTCCAACGCTCCTAGTGCCAAAAGGCTGATGCCACGATGCGCTTTCTGCTCCCGGCACTTGTCAGATCGCTGCTTGAAGCACTATCCGGTTCGGATAAGAGCTCCGGTTTGCGGTCTAATGTGGCAGTCGTCTGGAAGCCGCCTCTCTTTCTTGATTCTAGATGATCTGCCACCTGGTTTCCGACAACGGCTCGTGGAAAATGCCGATGCTGTCTTTCTTCGCTGGGGACAAGAGTATTCGTGTCTGCGTAGAATGCCGTGCATGGCAACGATACCGATGCCGCCGCCCCAGGAAACGCCCGAGGTTGCCGATGCGCTGGAGGCGCATGTCCAGCGCTTGTTGCAGAGTCCTCACTTTGCACGGGCCGACACGCAACGGAAGCTGCTTGCTTATCTGTATGAACATCGGCACGAGACGGTGAGCGAGTATGCTCTGGCGACCGATGGGCTGGGGCGTAACAGCAACTTCGACTCTACGACCGACGCTTCGGTGCGTGTGCACATCTCGCGGCTGCGGCGGAAGCTGAAGGACTACTATCTGCAGGAGCCCGGGGAGCCGGAGCTGCTGGTGATTCCGACAGGGACACATCAGCTAATGGTGCTGGAGCATCCGGCGGTGGCGGCGCGGGTGGAGGCTGTCGAGGCGGTTGGAAACGTTCCCGAGGTCGAGACGCGCCGCGATTTTCTGGTGCCGGGGCTGGTGGGGATGGTGGTCGTGCTGGCAGTTTTGGCAGGTTGGCTGGGATGGCGGAACCATGAGCTGAGCGGGCGGATTCGACCGGTTCCGAAGACGAGCGCTTTTTGGGCTTCGTTCCTGCAGGGGACGGCCCCGATCAAAATCATTCTGCCGACGCCGGTGTTTTTCGGTTTTCCGAATGAGCCGACGTTCCGGCTTCGGTCGGTATCGGTGAATGATTTCAACGACATCCCGAAGGATCCTCATTTTCAAGCGCTGGTGGACAAGCTGGGGAAGCCATCGTTCGAGCAGTCGTATACGGTTACGTGGGACACGTTGGCGGCGATCGATATGGCGCGTTATCTGGACGCGGTGGGAGCGCAGCAGAGGATTTCGTTCGATGTGACGCGGGATTTGTCACCGCTGGTGCTGGAGAACTCGAACGTGATTGCGGTGGGGACGCACCAGACGCTGCAGCCTTTGAAGGAGTATCTGCAGGCGATGAACTTTTCGCTGGCTCCGTCGGAGCTGCGGGTGATCAACGCGAAGCCGAAACCGGGAGAGCAGGCGACGTACGAGATCATCAACAAGTCGGGGAAGACGTCGAATGAGCGTGAGGTGAGGCCGTCGCTAGTGGCTCTGCTGCCGGGGCGGGCGCCGGGGTTGAAGGTGCTGCTTCTGCAGTCGAGGGATACGGGTGCGCTGGTGTCGCTGCTGTCGTCTTCGGCGGGGTCGAACTCGATGGAGGAGATGTTGAAGAAGAATGGGAACCCGCAGTACTTCGAGATGGTGACGTATACGGAGCTGGAGAACAACAGGCCGCTGCGGACGTGGCCGGTTGCGATTCATGCTTTTGCCTCGCAAGTGCCTGCAAATTCGATGTAACAGCACGTAACATACGGCTCGAAACGTGTCAGGCATGGGGTGCGGGTGACAGTATGTTTTCCCATGAAGAGGAACCCGTTTCGTCCGCTCTGTGTTGTTTCCGGTCTGCTGTTTGCCTCCACCGCTGTCTCTGCCCTTGCTGCTGCTCCCGCTGCTCCGCCTGTGGATCTGGTGGTGTATGGGGGGACTGCCTCGGGTGTTGTTACTGCGTACTCGGCTGCCAGGGAAGGTCTGCACGTTGTGCTGCTGGAGCCCGGCGGGCATCTGGGCGGCATGGTGACCGGGGGGCTTTCGGCGACGGACGCTGCCTATTTCAAGATCATCGGAGGGTATGCCCGCGATTTCTATCGTGAGGCTGCGGCGCACTACGGCGTCCACAAGCTGGACGCGCATGAGGACTGGCTCTCGGAACCGAAGGTGGGCGAGGAGATCTTCAACACCTGGCTGAAGAGGGCTGGGGTGGAGGTCCACTTCCATGAGCGGGTGAAGGAGCATGGCGGCGTCTCGAAGAAGGGTACGCATGTGGTCTCGATTACGACCGAGGACGGGAGAGTGTGGGCGGCGAAGATCTTCGCGGACTGCTCGTATGAGGGCGACGTGATGGCCGAGGCCGGGGTGAAGTATACGGTGGGCCGGGAGGGTGAGGAGACCTACGGCGAGGATCTGGCCGGGGTGCGAGTGGATACGCCGAAACATCAGTTTTTGTGGAAGATCTCGCCTCGGGATGAGAACGGGAAGCTTATGCCGGAGGTGGATCCCGGACCGATGGGGGCGAATGGCGCGGGCGACAAGAAGGTGCAGGCCTATAACTTCCGGATGATTCTGACGGACGACCCGGCGAACAGGATGCCGTGGACGAAGCCGAAGGGATATGACGCGGCGAGGTTCGCGTTGCTGGCGAAGTATCTCGGGGAGTGGAAGGAACATATGCATCGTGAGCCGAACTTCCACGATGTGATGAACCCGGTGATGATTCCGCACCGGGAGGCGGACTTCAACAACAACGGCGCGTTTTCGAGCGACTACATCGGGAAGAGCTGGACGTATCCGGATGCGAGCTATGCGGAGCGGAAGAGGATCTGGGACGACCACCTGCTCTATACGCAGTCGTTTTTGTGGTTTCTGGCTTCGGATCCTCGGGTGCCGCAGCCTCTGCGGGATGAGGTGAACAGTTGGGGGCGAGCCAAGGACGAGTTTCCGGATACGGACGGGTGGCCGAACCAGCTTTATATCCGCGAGGGGCGGCGGATGGTTGGGGTGTATGTGATGCACCAGGCTGATCTGCAGACGGACCGGACGAAGAAGGATTCGATCGCGATGGGGTCGTACAACAGCGATTCCCACAACATACAGCGGGTAGCGACGCCCGATGGCGGGGTGCGGAACGAGGGCGATGTGCAGGTCTCGGTAAAGCCTTACGAGATTGCCTTCGGGACAATTCTTCCGAAGAAAGACCAGACGGACAATCTGTTGGTTCCGGTGTGTTTGTCGGCTTCGCATGTAGCGTACTCGTCGGTCCGGATGGAGCCGCAGTACATGATGATGGGCCAGGCGGCGGGCGTTACGGCGGCGATGGCGATCAAGGGCAAGACGGCCGTACAGGATGTCGATGTGGTGGCTCTGCAGCAGAGGCTGCG
This window harbors:
- a CDS encoding glycosyltransferase, which codes for MKVAYPMRVDALDKPGGDLLLMREYLQRCTQAAAKRGIPFEGVISTSLNPDFSDFDVIHLTNIDRPVDLYRQFKAAKQSGKKIVLTPLHHSYQEIALYERQGRGGLIGLFSGIIGYSTLDALRSLVKSIKYPELRSATLELVLEGVREGQSQILLGVDVNLVAADKELADIENELCKLPPDRVLCIRNGFEMPQFGSLHPPSERDIDICVMGRIESRKNQIAILEALESLGLGATFIGYENPNHKRYCDRFKEMIAGSRSHYLGGVPFEQVNSYLARSRVHVAASWFEVSSRLDIEAYVLGCRVVASICGGTSELLRQDAYYVDPASKESIVQRILEALKSSHDGTVNSIDLTSGAIETWDQIAERLLDIYLNKAISHRN
- a CDS encoding helix-turn-helix domain-containing protein, producing MATIPMPPPQETPEVADALEAHVQRLLQSPHFARADTQRKLLAYLYEHRHETVSEYALATDGLGRNSNFDSTTDASVRVHISRLRRKLKDYYLQEPGEPELLVIPTGTHQLMVLEHPAVAARVEAVEAVGNVPEVETRRDFLVPGLVGMVVVLAVLAGWLGWRNHELSGRIRPVPKTSAFWASFLQGTAPIKIILPTPVFFGFPNEPTFRLRSVSVNDFNDIPKDPHFQALVDKLGKPSFEQSYTVTWDTLAAIDMARYLDAVGAQQRISFDVTRDLSPLVLENSNVIAVGTHQTLQPLKEYLQAMNFSLAPSELRVINAKPKPGEQATYEIINKSGKTSNEREVRPSLVALLPGRAPGLKVLLLQSRDTGALVSLLSSSAGSNSMEEMLKKNGNPQYFEMVTYTELENNRPLRTWPVAIHAFASQVPANSM
- a CDS encoding FAD-dependent oxidoreductase; amino-acid sequence: MKRNPFRPLCVVSGLLFASTAVSALAAAPAAPPVDLVVYGGTASGVVTAYSAAREGLHVVLLEPGGHLGGMVTGGLSATDAAYFKIIGGYARDFYREAAAHYGVHKLDAHEDWLSEPKVGEEIFNTWLKRAGVEVHFHERVKEHGGVSKKGTHVVSITTEDGRVWAAKIFADCSYEGDVMAEAGVKYTVGREGEETYGEDLAGVRVDTPKHQFLWKISPRDENGKLMPEVDPGPMGANGAGDKKVQAYNFRMILTDDPANRMPWTKPKGYDAARFALLAKYLGEWKEHMHREPNFHDVMNPVMIPHREADFNNNGAFSSDYIGKSWTYPDASYAERKRIWDDHLLYTQSFLWFLASDPRVPQPLRDEVNSWGRAKDEFPDTDGWPNQLYIREGRRMVGVYVMHQADLQTDRTKKDSIAMGSYNSDSHNIQRVATPDGGVRNEGDVQVSVKPYEIAFGTILPKKDQTDNLLVPVCLSASHVAYSSVRMEPQYMMMGQAAGVTAAMAIKGKTAVQDVDVVALQQRLRSQKAILHLEQEATGSGVE